Proteins from a single region of Maledivibacter sp.:
- a CDS encoding Xaa-Pro peptidase family protein, with protein MIDELISMMKEEYIDGFFISNPSNVQYITGYREEHVYAVITKRGQYLIIDGRYKELAAMECLGFEILVWNEDGRGLTETINDIVIKDKVNRLGFEAEYITYKQFTELYDIIKAEITPVIGLVEQLRVIKTPEEISYLRQACDITERAYNNILNDIKVGISEKELVAKANYYLRIEGGDPKTSETVFLSGKRSSLIVALPTDKKIEYGDFVLINIGARYKGYLVDFSRTVVVGEPTERQEEIYSVVQKAQMEAIKGIKGGVLAKEPYYASKKVLEEAGYLKYHYKKMGHGIGLFLYEEPFLCKSSKNILVKNNVLTVEPGIYIPGWGGVRIEDVILVTEDGYEILTKTPRDLMIL; from the coding sequence ATGATAGATGAACTGATTTCTATGATGAAGGAAGAGTATATCGATGGTTTCTTTATTAGTAATCCATCTAATGTACAATATATTACTGGATATAGAGAAGAACATGTTTATGCAGTCATTACGAAAAGAGGACAATATCTTATAATAGATGGAAGATATAAAGAACTTGCAGCTATGGAATGCTTAGGCTTTGAAATTTTAGTTTGGAATGAAGATGGCAGAGGGCTAACTGAAACAATTAATGATATTGTAATAAAAGACAAAGTAAATAGATTGGGATTTGAGGCGGAATATATTACATACAAACAATTTACCGAACTGTATGATATTATAAAAGCTGAGATAACTCCAGTAATTGGACTAGTTGAGCAATTGAGAGTCATAAAAACACCAGAAGAAATATCCTATTTAAGACAAGCCTGTGATATTACTGAGCGGGCATATAATAATATATTGAATGATATTAAAGTAGGAATATCTGAAAAAGAGCTTGTGGCAAAAGCAAATTATTATCTTAGAATTGAAGGTGGAGATCCTAAAACAAGTGAAACAGTTTTCCTTTCTGGGAAACGCTCGTCCCTTATAGTGGCCTTACCTACCGATAAAAAAATTGAATATGGAGATTTTGTCCTAATTAATATTGGAGCAAGATATAAAGGTTATTTAGTGGACTTTTCAAGAACTGTTGTAGTAGGGGAACCCACTGAAAGGCAGGAGGAAATTTATTCAGTAGTACAAAAAGCCCAAATGGAGGCTATAAAAGGGATAAAGGGTGGAGTACTTGCTAAGGAACCATATTATGCGTCAAAAAAAGTTTTAGAGGAAGCGGGATACCTTAAGTATCATTATAAAAAAATGGGCCATGGAATAGGCTTATTCTTATATGAAGAACCTTTTTTATGTAAATCATCAAAAAACATTTTAGTGAAGAACAATGTCCTCACAGTTGAACCTGGAATATATATCCCCGGTTGGGGTGGAGTTAGAATTGAGGATGTAATACTAGTTACAGAAGATGGATATGAGATATTAACAAAAACTCCTAGAGACTTGATGATTTTATAG